A single window of Mycobacterium sp. ITM-2016-00318 DNA harbors:
- a CDS encoding VOC family protein: MTDGNAPAITGIHHFSVTVRDIEASLAWYQRVFWAEHIPMQFPHYEREDTGYGVLLLEPRSGLVIGLHTNTGNDGAPFDEAKTGLDHIGLNVAGREQLEAWTAWLDELGVEHSGIRTGETPFPFATVVFRDPDNIQLELFAVV; encoded by the coding sequence GTGACCGACGGCAACGCTCCAGCAATTACCGGGATCCACCATTTCTCCGTAACCGTCCGCGACATCGAAGCCAGCTTGGCCTGGTATCAGCGGGTGTTCTGGGCAGAACACATCCCGATGCAATTTCCACACTACGAACGAGAGGACACCGGTTATGGCGTACTGCTCCTCGAGCCGCGCTCCGGCCTGGTGATCGGGCTTCACACGAACACCGGCAACGACGGCGCGCCGTTCGACGAGGCCAAGACCGGGCTGGACCACATCGGCTTGAATGTCGCGGGCCGCGAGCAGCTCGAGGCATGGACGGCGTGGCTCGACGAGCTCGGTGTCGAGCATTCCGGCATCAGGACCGGCGAGACGCCATTTCCCTTCGCGACAGTGGTTTTCCGCGATCCGGACAATATCCAGCT
- a CDS encoding acyl-CoA thioesterase II, translated as MLQSGKIVEMADLPDLKHTIERAFDSLLTSLRPEPMGDDRFRVHSEANRFGRVFGGQMIAQAMQAAATTVDDKPPHSLHAYFVQSGNPDHPLDVAVDRVRDGRSMATRRVAVEQGGNTLLIAMVSFHDNPTEPEFAERAPQGVDPDELPRLQDWVESAPEGLIERARTWISRPPPLDMRIAEPTCFFGGPRATGPRSHWMRLPRTVGDDPVLHSVLLAYATDYLLLDIALRGHPEPVSVESSTAFSLDHSIWLHRPVQFDRWHSHTAELLAVAGHRGLVRGAVHDIDGHLVASTTQEVLIRANR; from the coding sequence GTGTTGCAGTCGGGCAAGATCGTCGAGATGGCCGACCTGCCGGATCTGAAGCACACCATCGAGCGCGCGTTCGACAGCCTGCTGACATCGTTGCGACCGGAGCCGATGGGCGACGACCGTTTTCGCGTGCACAGCGAGGCCAACCGCTTCGGGCGGGTCTTCGGTGGCCAGATGATCGCCCAGGCGATGCAGGCCGCCGCCACCACCGTCGATGACAAACCGCCGCATTCCCTGCACGCGTACTTTGTGCAGTCCGGCAACCCCGATCATCCGCTCGACGTCGCGGTCGACCGGGTGCGCGACGGCCGGTCGATGGCCACGCGTCGCGTCGCCGTCGAACAGGGCGGGAACACATTGCTGATCGCCATGGTGTCGTTCCACGACAACCCGACGGAACCGGAGTTCGCGGAGCGCGCACCCCAGGGGGTCGATCCCGACGAACTGCCGCGCCTGCAGGACTGGGTGGAAAGCGCGCCGGAAGGCCTGATCGAGCGGGCTCGAACCTGGATCAGCCGACCGCCGCCGCTGGACATGCGCATCGCCGAGCCGACATGTTTCTTCGGCGGGCCCCGTGCCACCGGCCCGCGATCGCATTGGATGCGATTGCCACGCACCGTCGGCGACGACCCCGTCCTACACAGCGTCCTGCTCGCCTACGCCACCGACTACCTGCTGCTCGACATCGCGCTGCGCGGGCACCCCGAACCGGTCAGCGTCGAGTCGTCGACCGCGTTCAGCCTCGACCACTCGATATGGCTGCACCGGCCGGTGCAGTTCGACCGGTGGCACAGCCACACCGCGGAACTGTTGGCGGTTGCGGGACACCGCGGCCTGGTTCGCGGCGCCGTCCACGACATCGACGGTCACCTGGTGGCCAGCACCACCCAGGAGGTGCTCATCCGTGCCAATCGCTGA
- a CDS encoding FAD-binding protein — MTVPEETVDVLVAGSGGGIAGAYTAAREGLSVALVEATDRFGGTFAYSGGGGMWYPCNPVLARAGSDDTIEDALRYYRGVVGDRTPAELQETYVRGGAALIEYLERDDHFAFKVLPWPDYYSSVSGARTDGMRHIVSRAVPDDRLGRFRGLVRGPLDHERLGAPKPDLLTGGRAVIGRFLSAMADNPAVTAHLNTSLVELIVHDGRVVGAGVETAGVRRVIRTRRGVLLAAGGFEQNDAMRSEFGVPGAALDTMGAPGNVGHAHRAAMLVGASTDLMDQAWWSPGLVHPDGRAAFALCFTGGIFVDRAGRRFVNESAAYDRSGREIIRAMREGTVGPRYWMIYDSRAGEAPPVMATNVSLSPTSEYVSAGLWREADTVAGLAGQIGVPATNLEATVHRFNEFAARDDDADFGRGRESFDRAFTGGASPLVPIDTPPYRAAAFGISDLGTKGGLRTDVDARVLDADGDSIFGLYAAGNTMAAVSGTTYPGGGNPIGASMLFSHLAALHMAR; from the coding sequence GTGACCGTGCCCGAGGAAACCGTCGACGTCCTCGTCGCAGGGTCCGGCGGTGGAATCGCCGGTGCCTACACCGCTGCGCGGGAGGGGCTTTCGGTCGCGCTGGTTGAGGCGACCGACCGATTCGGCGGCACGTTCGCCTATTCCGGCGGCGGCGGGATGTGGTACCCGTGCAATCCGGTTCTCGCTCGTGCCGGCAGCGACGACACCATCGAAGACGCGTTGCGTTACTACCGCGGCGTCGTCGGTGACCGCACGCCCGCCGAACTTCAGGAGACGTACGTGCGGGGCGGTGCTGCGCTGATCGAATACCTGGAGCGCGACGATCACTTCGCGTTCAAGGTGCTGCCGTGGCCGGACTATTACAGCTCGGTGTCGGGCGCCCGCACCGACGGGATGCGCCACATCGTGTCGCGGGCGGTGCCCGACGACCGGCTCGGCCGATTCCGTGGACTGGTCCGAGGACCGCTGGACCACGAACGCCTCGGCGCACCGAAGCCCGACCTGCTCACCGGCGGTCGCGCGGTCATCGGCCGCTTCCTGTCTGCGATGGCCGACAATCCCGCCGTCACCGCGCATCTGAACACCAGCCTCGTCGAGCTGATCGTCCACGACGGCCGCGTCGTCGGCGCCGGCGTGGAGACCGCCGGGGTGCGGAGGGTGATCCGGACCCGGCGTGGAGTACTGCTCGCCGCGGGCGGGTTCGAACAAAACGATGCGATGCGATCCGAATTCGGCGTTCCCGGAGCCGCATTGGACACGATGGGCGCGCCCGGCAACGTGGGGCACGCCCATCGCGCCGCGATGCTCGTCGGCGCGAGCACGGACCTGATGGACCAGGCGTGGTGGTCACCGGGACTGGTTCACCCCGACGGCAGGGCTGCGTTCGCGCTGTGTTTCACCGGCGGCATCTTCGTCGACCGCGCCGGTCGCCGGTTCGTCAACGAGTCCGCCGCCTACGACAGGTCGGGCCGCGAGATCATTCGGGCGATGCGCGAGGGCACCGTCGGCCCGCGGTACTGGATGATCTATGACAGCCGGGCAGGCGAGGCGCCGCCGGTGATGGCGACCAACGTGTCGCTGTCGCCCACGAGCGAGTACGTGTCCGCGGGATTGTGGCGAGAGGCCGATACCGTGGCGGGCCTCGCCGGCCAGATCGGCGTTCCGGCAACCAATCTCGAGGCCACGGTGCACCGCTTCAACGAGTTCGCAGCGCGCGACGATGACGCGGACTTCGGCCGCGGCAGGGAGTCGTTCGACCGTGCGTTCACCGGCGGTGCATCACCGCTGGTGCCGATCGACACCCCGCCCTACCGGGCGGCGGCGTTCGGCATATCGGACCTCGGCACCAAGGGCGGGCTGCGCACCGACGTCGACGCGCGGGTGCTGGACGCCGACGGGGATTCGATTTTCGGACTCTACGCGGCGGGCAACACGATGGCCGCGGTGTCGGGCACGACGTATCCGGGTGGCGGCAATCCGATCGGCGCGTCGATGTTGTTCAGCCACCTCGCGGCACTGCACATGGCCCGCTAA
- a CDS encoding nitroreductase/quinone reductase family protein, translating into MGNDSAAAIRQERRDWMAKHRELYLQSGGTRGHVMDISEIGGHPFTTHCLIKVRGRKSGKTRIVPLIYGDIGGEIVIVGSKGGADQHPDWYFNLRADDHVDVQIATQAFRATWREPEDEERHRIWDFMVSVYPPYLSYQRSTTRHIPVIMLEPVETIDVFTEADHQSP; encoded by the coding sequence ATGGGCAATGACTCAGCCGCTGCAATCCGGCAAGAGCGCCGCGACTGGATGGCCAAGCACCGCGAGCTCTATCTGCAATCCGGTGGTACGCGGGGCCATGTCATGGACATCTCGGAGATCGGTGGCCACCCCTTCACCACGCACTGCCTGATCAAGGTGCGGGGTCGCAAATCCGGTAAGACGCGCATCGTCCCACTGATCTACGGTGACATCGGCGGTGAGATCGTCATCGTCGGGTCCAAGGGCGGAGCCGACCAGCACCCCGACTGGTACTTCAATCTGCGCGCCGACGACCATGTCGATGTCCAGATCGCGACGCAGGCCTTCCGCGCAACCTGGCGCGAGCCCGAAGACGAAGAGCGACATCGGATCTGGGACTTCATGGTGTCCGTGTATCCGCCGTATCTCAGCTATCAGAGGTCAACGACCCGTCACATCCCGGTGATCATGCTCGAGCCCGTGGAAACCATTGACGTGTTCACCGAAGCAGACCATCAGTCCCCCTAG
- a CDS encoding VOC family protein: MPIADPLHHRMFQQPWPEGEYRMFQLGFVVDDLLPAARRWVDVLGVGPFHILPRVSSACRYRGAAASVDIHVGVAQAGPVQIELIADFTDGPSVFRDLHANAKSGLHQICTLTDDYDGKKAHYEALGYELACEFTSPGQRVAFFDTVDDFGFFTEVAEEKSSFQANLSRISQTCAQWDGTDPIRILTRDGYRTP, translated from the coding sequence GTGCCAATCGCTGATCCCCTGCACCACAGGATGTTCCAGCAGCCGTGGCCCGAGGGCGAGTACCGGATGTTCCAACTCGGCTTCGTGGTCGACGACCTGTTACCGGCCGCCCGCCGCTGGGTCGACGTCCTAGGCGTCGGCCCGTTCCACATCCTGCCGCGGGTCTCCAGCGCGTGCCGCTACCGAGGCGCGGCGGCGTCGGTGGACATACACGTCGGTGTCGCGCAAGCCGGGCCGGTCCAAATCGAGCTGATCGCCGACTTCACCGACGGGCCGAGTGTGTTCCGCGATCTGCACGCCAACGCCAAGTCCGGTCTCCACCAGATTTGCACCCTGACAGATGATTACGACGGGAAGAAGGCTCACTACGAAGCGCTCGGGTACGAGCTCGCATGCGAGTTCACATCGCCGGGTCAGCGAGTCGCGTTCTTCGACACCGTCGACGATTTCGGGTTCTTCACCGAGGTCGCCGAAGAGAAGTCGAGCTTTCAGGCCAACCTGTCGAGGATCTCGCAGACATGCGCGCAGTGGGACGGCACCGACCCGATCCGCATCCTCACCCGAGACGGCTACCGCACGCCTTAG
- a CDS encoding LysR family transcriptional regulator — protein MNLEELRWFVVLAETEHVTDAAAQLSVSQPTLSRALARFEREAGAPLFDRVNRRLRLNAYGQIMLEHAQRSIAEMRSARERIAALRDPDTGRVRLAFLHSLASWYVPEQLRRFRQSAPAIGFDLVQGSAHEITQRVLDGQVDIAVTAPRPEGSDFGWRRLYVDELCLAVPHGHRLAARTRVRLSAVAGEPFIALAEQAGLRQLTDQLLAEDNVKPDIVFEATEIPTVEGLVAAGFGVAVIPVPRDGGKAKTVHVPISNAGAKREVGLAWGTARDLSPPARRFAAFLSNDALDA, from the coding sequence GTGAACCTCGAGGAACTGCGCTGGTTCGTGGTACTCGCAGAGACCGAACACGTCACCGACGCCGCCGCGCAGTTGTCGGTGAGCCAGCCGACGCTGTCCCGAGCCCTTGCCAGGTTCGAGCGCGAGGCGGGCGCGCCGCTGTTCGACAGGGTCAATCGAAGGCTCCGGTTGAACGCATACGGCCAGATCATGCTGGAGCACGCCCAGCGCAGCATCGCCGAGATGCGGTCGGCGCGCGAACGCATCGCCGCACTGCGCGACCCGGACACCGGCCGTGTCCGGCTCGCTTTCCTGCATTCTCTCGCGAGTTGGTATGTGCCAGAACAACTGCGGCGGTTTCGCCAGTCCGCCCCGGCTATCGGATTCGACCTCGTGCAGGGGTCTGCGCACGAGATCACGCAGCGGGTACTTGACGGTCAGGTGGACATCGCGGTCACCGCGCCTCGTCCCGAAGGGTCCGACTTCGGTTGGCGGCGATTGTATGTCGACGAGTTGTGCCTGGCCGTCCCGCACGGGCACCGGCTGGCAGCGCGGACGCGGGTGCGGCTGTCTGCCGTGGCGGGGGAACCCTTCATCGCACTCGCGGAACAAGCCGGCCTGCGACAGCTCACCGACCAACTGCTGGCAGAGGACAACGTCAAACCCGACATCGTCTTCGAGGCAACAGAGATCCCCACGGTGGAAGGACTCGTTGCCGCGGGGTTCGGCGTTGCCGTCATTCCCGTTCCCCGCGATGGCGGCAAGGCCAAGACCGTTCACGTTCCCATCTCGAACGCGGGGGCCAAGCGCGAGGTCGGCCTGGCCTGGGGCACGGCGCGCGATTTGTCGCCGCCCGCGAGACGGTTTGCGGCCTTCCTCAGCAATGATGCGCTGGATGCATAG
- a CDS encoding MFS transporter: MTIQQTSARMWAGHSRGSAEYRRLLAALFCAGVATFAQLYSPQAVLPLIAADLHVGAATAALTISASTIGLALGVIPWSTIADRIGRVRAITMSVTVAAVVGLLVPFAPTYELLLAGRFLEGLLIGGVPAIAIAYLTEEIDPTHAARAAGTFVAGTTIGGLLGRIVSSPVAEIAGWRIGVCTVAAVCCVAAFGFVKLAPQPRGFLPSKEPGTNPEGTLLHRLAANLRSPRQLALFSQGFLLMGGFVALYNFLGFRLTAAPFHLSPFIVSLVFVAYLAGTWASARAGAEVTRLGRKRVLLVSAAIMAAGVAITMSDNLFVVLVGLLIATAGFFGAHSIASGWTGRSAPAGKAQASSLYNLFYYGGSSVFGWFGGVAYDGYGWGAVALTIMALVVIAAVVAARFLPEIVPVHRLSKGASSPPTRVS, encoded by the coding sequence ATGACCATCCAGCAGACCTCCGCCCGGATGTGGGCAGGACACAGCCGCGGCTCTGCCGAATACCGGCGCCTTCTCGCCGCGCTCTTCTGCGCGGGGGTCGCGACCTTCGCTCAGCTCTACTCGCCGCAGGCCGTGCTGCCGCTGATCGCCGCGGACCTGCACGTCGGCGCCGCCACCGCGGCGTTGACGATTTCGGCCTCCACCATCGGCCTGGCCCTCGGGGTGATCCCGTGGTCCACCATCGCCGATCGCATCGGCCGTGTGCGAGCGATAACGATGTCGGTCACCGTCGCGGCGGTGGTCGGTCTGCTCGTCCCGTTCGCGCCCACCTACGAACTTCTGCTCGCCGGGCGATTCCTCGAGGGACTGCTGATCGGCGGCGTGCCCGCGATCGCCATCGCCTACCTCACCGAGGAGATCGATCCCACCCACGCGGCACGGGCCGCGGGCACGTTCGTCGCGGGCACCACCATCGGCGGTCTGCTGGGCCGGATCGTGTCCAGTCCCGTTGCGGAGATCGCCGGCTGGCGCATCGGCGTCTGCACCGTCGCGGCGGTGTGTTGTGTCGCCGCATTCGGCTTTGTCAAGCTCGCCCCCCAACCTCGTGGTTTCCTTCCGTCGAAGGAGCCAGGGACCAATCCAGAAGGCACGCTTCTCCATCGGCTGGCCGCCAATCTTCGCTCACCGCGACAGCTCGCCCTCTTCTCGCAGGGCTTTCTGCTCATGGGCGGCTTCGTGGCGCTGTACAACTTCCTCGGCTTCCGGCTGACCGCGGCGCCGTTCCACCTGTCGCCGTTCATCGTCAGCCTGGTGTTCGTGGCCTATCTCGCCGGGACGTGGGCATCGGCACGTGCCGGTGCGGAGGTGACGCGGTTAGGGCGCAAGCGGGTGCTTCTGGTCTCCGCCGCGATCATGGCCGCGGGAGTCGCAATCACGATGAGCGACAACCTCTTCGTCGTCCTGGTGGGCCTGTTGATCGCCACGGCGGGCTTCTTCGGCGCCCACTCCATCGCGTCCGGGTGGACCGGCCGGTCGGCCCCGGCCGGTAAGGCGCAGGCGTCCTCGCTCTACAACCTCTTCTACTACGGCGGTTCGAGTGTCTTCGGCTGGTTCGGCGGGGTTGCCTACGACGGATACGGCTGGGGTGCGGTCGCCCTGACCATCATGGCGCTCGTCGTCATTGCAGCGGTCGTGGCCGCAAGATTTCTACCCGAAATAGTTCCGGTCCACCGGCTCAGTAAAGGCGCTTCCTCGCCACCTACACGGGTTTCCTGA